The Elusimicrobiota bacterium sequence CGCATCGCCGGAGATCGCGCCTTCGTCAAAATTGTTCTCACCGCCCAGACCACGGAAGACGAAATGGAAACCGCCGTCAACTTGCTCTCCCGCCTGACCCCCGTCCCGCCGCTGGTGCTTCAACCCGTCACCCCCATCGCCGACCTCGACGTGCGGTTCCAGGACCCGGGGTCCGCGGCGCCCATGCAAATCCTCCCTCCGCCGCCGGCACGGCTGGTGGGGTTTTGGGACTGGGCCCGCCAACGGATCCCCGTGGTTAAACTGATTCCCCAAATGCATCCCGCCTGGGGCCTTCCATGACCTTCCGTCGATCGGGCCGCGGCGGAACCCGTCCCGCCGCCGAAAAAGAGTCTCCCGCGCGGCCTCTTCCGCCCCCTCCCGGCGCCGACGCCCGCCCGTTCGTCCGGCTTAAACCCAACGAAGACCGCCGCGTCCGACGGGGACACCTGTGGATTTTTTCCAACGAGATCGACCAAGCGGCCGAGGGCCTGGAGCCCGGCGCCGAAGTGGAGTTCCTGACCTCCCGGGACGAGCGCCTGGGCGTCGGTTTTTACAACCCCCGCTCCCTGATCGCCGGACGCCTTTTGGGCCGCCGCGAAACCGTCTTCGACACCGCTTTTATCACCACCCGTCTCCAACACGCCCTGGACCTCCGCCGCCGTTTTTTTACCGACGACGCCTTCCGCTGGGTTCATGGAGAATCCGACGATCTGCCCGGCCTCGTCATGGACCGCTACGGCGATGTCTGTGTGATCGAATCTTTCGCCGCCGGCATGGACCGGCTTCTCCCCGCCATCCTGGAGGCGGTGAAATCCTTCGGCCCCTGGCGGGCTCTGGTTTTGCGGAACGACGCCTCCGCCCGGCGGTTGGAGCATTTGCCGGAGGAAGTGAAGCTCTTGGAGGGAACGCTGGAAACTCCCCACTGGTTTCTCACCGACGGAGTGACCATGGCCGCGGACCCGCTTCAAGGCCAGAAAACCGGCTTCTTTTTCGACCAACGGGCCAACCGCGCGGCCGTGGCCGCCCTGGCGCCGGGCCGGACCGTTTTGGACGTTTTCTGCCACACCGGCGGGTTCGGCCTTTGGTGCGCCAAAACCGGCGCGGCGCGGGTGCTGGGCATCGACCGTTCCGTCCCCGCCCTCGAACTCGCCCAGCGCACCGCCGAAAAGAACGGTTGGGCCCCGCGATGCGCCTGGGAAAAAGCCGACGCCTTCGAATACCTGACCCAATCCAAGGAAACCTACGACATCGTCGTCATCGACCCGCCCCGCTTCGCCGCCTCCAAGAAAAATCTGCCCGAAGCGATGAAGGCCTACATTCGCCTAAATCTCCTGGGACTTCGCCGCGTTTCCGGCGGCGGTTTCCTGGCCACGGCCAGTTGTTCCCAGCACGTGAGCCGGGAAGACTTCCGCCAAATCCTGGCCCGCGCCTCCCACGAATCCGGGCGCAAGGTGAAAGTGGTTTACCAAGGTGGCGCGGGCCCGGACCACCCCGTCCGCCCGTCCATGCCCGAAACCGACTACCTGAAGTTCGCCATTTTGCACGTCGTCTAAAACCTCCCCGTCCTCCACCCCGGAAGGATCCGTCCGCATGTGATAAACTTTCACCATGTTTAAGAAGATTCGAAACATCCATTTCATCGGCATCGGCGGAGCCGGCATGAGCGGCATCGCGGAAGTTCTGCTGACCTTGGGCTACGCCGTCACGGGATCCGACGCCAAGGAATCCGACGTCACCCGTCGCCTGACCGGGCTCGGAGCCAAGGTTTTCATCGGCCATCGCGCCGAACAAGCCGCGGGAGCCCACGTGGTCGTGACCTCCACCGCCGTGCAGGCGGACAACCCGGAAGTGACGGAGGCCCAGAAACAAAAGATTCCCGTTATCCCCCGAATCGAAATGCTGGCCGAACTGGCGCGACTGAAATACACCATTGCCGTGGGCGGCACCCACGGGAAGACCACCACGACCTCCCTCATCTCCCTCGTCCTTCAGGCCGGCGGATTGGACCCCACCGTCGTTGTCGGCGGGCGGATGCACAATTTGGGCACGGGAGCCCGGGTGGGGCGGGGAGAATATCTCGTGGCCGAGGCGGACGAATCCGACGGGTCCTTTCTAAAACTCTCTCCCACCCTCGCCATTGTGACCAACATCGACGACGATCATCTGGACCATTGGGGGACCCTCTCCAACCTGGCTTCCGGCTTTGAACAATTCGCCAATAAGGTCCCTTTCTACGGGCGGGTCATCCTGGGCGTCGACGACATCGGATCGCGAAAACTCCTGGACAAAATTCGCCGGCCGTTGATCACCTACGGCCTCACCCCCGACGCCGACATCCAGGCCAAGGACATCCGGCCGGCTCCCGAGGCCACCGTTTTCTCCGTTTTCCGTCACAACCAGAAATTGGGCGACATCCGATGGAGCGCCTCCGGCCGGCACAACGTCATCAATTCCCTGGCCGCCGTGGCGGCGGGGATGGAACTGGACGTCCCCTTTCAGAAGATCGCCGAAGCCTTGGCCTCGTTCCAGGGCGTGGGGCGCCGCTTGGAATTCAAAGGCGAGCGCGCGGGCGTCGCCGTCATGGACGACTACGGGCACCACCCGACCGAGATCAAAGCCACCCTCCAGGCTCTGCGGGAGAGATTCCCCGCCCGTCGAACGGTCGTCGTTTTTCAACCCCATCGTTATTCCCGCACACGCATTTTGGCGGAGGAGTTCGCCGTGTGTTTCGCCGGGGCCGACGTCCTGGGCCTCTTGGACATCTACGCCGCCAGCGAAACGCCGATCCCGGGCGTCACGAGCGACTGGCTGGCGGAACGGATCCGCGCCCAGGGGACCTCCGTCACCCGCTTGCCCGCGTCGGAAGGCCCCGCCGCGTTGAAGGCCCTGGTCCGGCCCGGCGACGTGGTGTTGACTCTCGGCGCCGGTGACGTCTGGAAATGGGGGGAAACCCTCCTTCAATCCCTGCCTCCCCACACGTCTGCGTGCTGACGGCCCTGTCCGAGGAGTTCCGCGCACTGTTCCCAGGAGCCAAGACGGACGAACCCTTGGCCCGCCACACCACCTGGGGCATCGGAGGGCCCGCCGACTTTTACGTCGAGATCAGGACCCGCCAGGAGCTCACAACCCTTTTTCAATGGACCCGCTCCCACGGCCTTCCCCTCACCCCCATCGGCCAGGGATCGAACCTCTTGGTGGGAGACGGCGGGGTCCGAGGGGTGACCCTCCGCCTGCGGGGAGATTTCGAGGCCCTCCGTTTTGAAAGCGACCGGGCCACCGTGGGCGCGGCCGTTCTCCTGCCCCAACTGTCCCGCGCCGCGGCGGAACGCGGCTTGACCGGCGCCGAACCTTTTTGCGGCATCCCGGGAACCGTGGGCGGGGCCTTGATGACCAACGCGGGGACGCCGGAAGGCGACCTGGGCGAACTCGTCCGCGAAGTCGAAACGCTGGACGCCGATGGCGTCCCCCGCCGGCTGACCCGGGACCAGATTCAGTTTTCTTACCGCCGTTCCAGCCTGACCGGAACGTTGGTTCTTTCCGTCGATCTCCAATTGAGGCCGGGGGACAAAAATGATATCCTGGCCGCGATCGACCGACAGTTGAAACGCCGCGCCGAACGCCAGCCGCTGGGGACCAAAAACTGCGGCTCCGTTTTCAAAAATCCGCCCGGCGATTACGCCGCGCGGCTAATCGAAACGGCCGGTCTGAAGGGCCTCCGCGTGGGCGGGGCACAGGTGTCTCCCAAACATGCCAATTTCATCGAAAACGTGGACCGCGCCAGCGCGGCGGACGTCCGCGCCCTTATCGAAACCATACAGAAAACCGTGCGGGAGCGCGCGGGCGTCGCGCTGGACCTTGAGGTCTGGACCCTGGGAGAATAATCCTTGACCCCCGACGTCCGAACCGATCTCGCGTCCCTGCGCCGACGGCGGATCGCCGTCCTCTACGGCGGATGGTCCGCCGAGCGCGCCATTTCGATCAAGAGCGCCGCCGCGGTGCGGGCCGCTCTCCGCCGAATGGCGATCCCCCACGCCGCCGTGGATCTGACCCCCCGCGTGGTCGATTCCCTCCGCCGCCGCCGGATCAACCTCGCGTTTCTCACCACCCACGGGACCGTGGGCGAAGACGGCCGCCTCCAGGGCCTCTTGGACGTTTTGGGCATTCCCTACACCGGGAGCGGGGTTCTGGCCAGCGCGTCGGCCATGCACAAACCCACCGCGAAACGGCTCTTCGAAAGCGCGGGACTGGCGACGCCCCGCTGGGCCGTCCTCCGAAAATCCGATTTCGCGGTAAGCCCATCTCCCGCTCTCCTGGCCTCCCTGGTTCCGCCGCTCCGATGGCCGCTCGTCATCAAACCCGCGAGTCAAGGCTCCGCCGTCGGCGTCACCCTGGCCCGAACGCCCGCGGCGTTCCGGGCCGGCCTCGCCGCGTCCTGGCGCCTGGAACCCGAGGCGCTCGTGGAGGAATACGTCCCAGGAACGGAAATCACCGTGGGTCTCCTGGGCGATCGGCTCTTGCCCGTGGTGGAAATCCTGCCCGCCCACGCCTTCTACGACTTTCACTCCAAATACGCCGTCGGCGGATCCCGCCACGTGATTCCCGCCCGCGTGTCGCCGGCCGCGCAAAAAAAAGCCCAGGAACTGGCCGCCGGGGCGTTTCATGTTCTCGGGTGCCGGCACGTCGGACGGGTGGACCTGATCGTCGACCGGCGCGGCCACCCGACGGTGCTGGAGGTCAACACGCTTCCGGGGATGACGGACACGTCGCTTCTGCCCGACGCCGCCCGCGCGGCGGGAATGGATTTTGACGCGTTGGTCCTGACCCTCCTCTCCCTGGCGCTCCACGATGGGCGATGACCGATGCCGCCGCGCCGCCGAAAAAAACTTAAAGTGACGGTTCGCCGGACCCACATCGCCTACCGCTGGCGATCCCTCTCCGAAGCCGCCGGCCTTTGGGTGAAAGGTCTGCTGTTCCTGGGCTCCGCCGTCGTCTTGGCGTGGAGCGTCCAGCGCCTGTGGGAGAAATCCTCCCTTCTCGCGATCTCCGCCGTGACGGTGGAAGGCGCCGTTCTCCCCGGCTGGGCCGACGCCCCGCCTTTGAAACCCGGCCAATCCTTATTCTCCTTCTCCGCCCGGACCCTTGAACGAAGGCTTTTGGAACGTTACCCCCAACTGGCCGACGTCCGCGTCCGCCGGGGCTGGGACCACGGGGTCCGCTTTCATCTCATACCGCGCACGCCCGTGCTCCGCGTTCGCGTCGGGGACGGCTGGCAGGGGATCGACGGAACGGGCGCCCTTTTCCCGCTTCAGGGCGACGGCGCCGGCCTCCCGATCCTGGCCCCCGCCGCCCCGAACGACCCCTCGACCGCCGCCCTGGCCTTTCTGGCCGCCCTCCGATCCGCGAAAGAACCCTGGACGGAAGGCCTCTACAAACTTAAAATGTCATCCGACGGGGAGGTGGTTCTCTTTCTGCAGGGGGATCTTCCCGTCCATTGGGGAGAGGCGCTCCCGGACCCGGCCCTCGCGGCCGCCAAGGCCCGCCGGCTCCAACGCGTCCTGTCCGCTCCGGAAGCCGCGGAGGGATTGGAATACGCGCGGTTTGTCGACGACCACCGGGTGGTCATTCAACCGCGAACAACGACGGATAAATCAGAGGGGACCCATGGCTAAGCCGGACATCATCACGGGGTTGGACATCGGAAGCGCTCAGGTTGTGGCGGTCGTGGCCAAACACGACCCCGACGCGGAACGGCCCGAAGTCATCGGAGCGGCCCGCCAGCCCTGCGCAGGGCTCAAAGGCGGCGTGGTCATCAACATCGATGAAACCGCCCGCGCCATCACCCGCGCCGTCGAGGCCGCCGAGGAAATGGCGGGGATGGTGGGCCACTCGAAAAACGTTTTGATCGGCGTGCGGGGAAGCCACATCCAAACCTTCAACCACCACGGCGCCATGAACATCGCCCGGACGGATAAAGAAATCACCGCCGCCGACCGCGACCAGGTGGTGGAGAGCACCAAGGCCGTCCCTATTTCTCCGGACCGGGAAATCGTCCATGTGATCCCCCAGGATTTTATTTTGGACCGCCAAAGTGGGGTGCCCAACCCCATCGGCATGGAAGCGATGCTGTTGGAGGTCGACGTCCACATCGTCACCGCCAGCCAAAGCCATTTAAACAACGTGTGGAAAGCCATCGCCCGGGCCGGTTTCGACGTTCAGGAACCCATCTACGGCCTGCTGGCCGTGGGCGACACCGTGGTGACCCAGGAAGAGAAGGGGCTCGGCTGTCTATTGGTGGATTTGGGCGGCCAGACCACCGGCCTCGCCGTCTACGCCGACGGAAGCGTGCGTTTCACCAAAGAACTGGCCGTGGGGTCCGACGCCATCAGCCATGATCTATCGCACGCGCTCCGCACCTCGCTTTTGCAGGCCCAGAAAGTGAAAGAACGCTACGGCGCCGCCAGCCGCCCCTTGGCCGAGGGGGACTTGGAGGAAGAGATCGAATACACGAGCGTCGACGGCCGCACGCCCCGGCACATGAAACGGACGACGCTCTTCGATTACATCTCGCCGCGCGTGGAAGAGATTTTCACCTTGATTTCCGAGGAGCTTCAGCGCTCCAATTACGCCGACCATGTGGCCGGCGGCGGCGTGATCTTGACGGGCGGCGGCGCTCAGTTGCAAGGCATCGCCCAGGCCGCCGAACAGATTTTGGACCTCCCCGTCCGCATGGGCTTGCCCCAGAACATCAACGGCGCCCCGGACCTCATCGGCCACCCCGGCTACGCCACGGCCCTCGGGCTCATCACCTACCGGCACCTGGGGGACTGGGCCCGGAGCCGCCGAGCGTCGCGTCCCATGGGCCTGGGCCAGCGCTTGAAATCTTTGGTCGAGGACTTTTTCTAATGGTTCAAATAAAATTCAGCGAAGATTTCAACGAACAGCCCGCCGCCATCAAGGTGGTGGGTCTCGGCGGCGCGGGCGGGAACGCGGTCAACCGCATGATCGAGGCGGGCCTCTCCCACGTGGACTTCGTCGCCGCCAACACGGATTCTCAGGCTCTCCGCCGCAACAAAGCCCCGGTCCGCCTTCAATTGGGCGAACGGATCACCAAGGGGCTGGGCGTGGGGGGAAACCCCGTCCTGGGCCGCCAGGCCACCGAGGAAAGCCGCGACCGCTTGGCCGAAATTTTGACGGGCGCGGACATGGTGTTCATCACGGCGGGGATGGGCGGCGGCACGGGCACGGGCTCGGCCCCCGTCGTAGCCCAAATCGCCAAGAGTCTCAGCCCGGCCCCTCTCGTGGTGGGCGTGGTCACCCGGCCCTTCGACTTCGAGGGGCTGGTGCGAAAGAATCAAGCCGACCAAGGCATCGAGGAACTGCGGTCCCACGTGGACACCCTGCTCGCGATCCCGAATGATCGTTTGTTCGAAATCATCAACGAGAACACAACCTCGATCGAGGCCTTTCACGTGGCCGACAACGTGCTCCGCCAGGCGGTCCAGGCCATCACCGACGTCATCACCCGCCACGGATTGATCAACGTGGACTTCGCCGACGTCCGGAGCATCATGTCCGGCGCGGGCGAGGCCCTGATGGGGATGGGGGAAGCCCACGGCGCCGGGCGCGCGCTGGACGCCGCCAAAATGGCCATCCAGTCCCCGCTTCTGGAGAACGTGACGATCGACGGAGCCAAAGGGCTCCTGGTCAACATCAGCGGGAACAAATCCATCACCTTGTTCGAAGTGAAAACGGCCATGGATTTCATCAAGAACGCGGCCCGCTCCGACGCCCACGTTTTCTACGGCCAGGTGTTCGACGACGCCCTGGAAGACCGTTTCATGGTCACCGTGATCGCCACGGGATTTCCACCGGCGCGTCGCGCCGCCACGCGGATCGGCGCCCCCCGGCGATCGGGCCGGGAGGGGGACCCCGGCGCGCTTCCGCGTTCCCCCGCGCACCGCGCGCCCATCGACCTGCCCATCGCCGACGACGATCTTCGCCGTCCAGCCTATTTGCGCCGCAAGGCGCGGAAACTCGGTTAGGAGAACTCCATGGAAGCTCGACAGATTTTACAGACCCTATTAAAAGAGGTGTCCGACCGCGGGGCCTCCGACATCCACGTCGGCCCCGGGTTCATCCCCATGCTCCGGCTTCACGGAGACCTGGAGCCCACCCACTTCGGACAACCCTTGACGCCCGAAGAATCCCGCGGTTTGGCCAACCTCATCATGGGGGAAAAACTTCGGGCCCGGTTCGAAAAAAAGAACGAAGTCGACCTGGCTTTCTCCGTCACCAACGGCTCGCGTTTTCGGGTCAACATCTACACCCAGCGCGGAATGGTCAACCTCGCGATCCGCGTCATTCCCTCCACGGTCCCCACGTTCCAAAGCCTGAACCTTCCGCCCGTCGTGCAAAAGTTGGCGGAGAACCAGCGGGGCTTGATTTTGGTCAGCGGCACCACGGGGTCCGGCAAATCAACGACGCTGGCCGCCATCGTCGACCACATCAACGCGACCCGCAAGGCCCACGTCCTCACCATCGAGGATCCCATCGAATTCGTCCACAAGAACAAACAATCCATCGTCAACCAGCGCGAACTGGGAACGGACACCGACAGCTACGCCGAGGCCCTGCGTTCCGCCATGCGCGAGGACCCCAACGTGATTTTGGTCGGGGAAATGCGGGATTTGGAAACGGTTTCCTCCGCGATCACCGCGGCCCAGACGGGGCACTTGGTCCTCTCCACCATCCACACCACCAACACGATCCAGATCATCAGCCGGATCCTGGACCTCTATCCCCCGCACCAACAAGCCCAAGTGCGCCTTCAGCTGGCCGAAACCCTAAAGGGGGCCATCAGCCAACGCCTCGTCCCCTTGGCCGACGGGGGCGGGCGGATCGCCGCCCTGGAAGTGATGGTGGTCACCCCGATGATCGTTAAATCCATCGAAGAAAACAATTTTTCGGATGTCTACAACGCCGTCCGCACCGGGGAATTCTACGGGATGCAAACGTTCAACCAAGCCCTCGTCCATCTCTACAACCAAGGCAAGGTCAAACTGGAGGACGCCATGGCCACGGCCTCCAACCCGGAAGAGTTCATGCTGGCCGTACGAGGCATTGAGGCGGGCGCCTCCTCCAGCCACGCTTACAGACCCGATTGAAAACCTCCTGGCGTTGCCGGCAAGGGGTGGCCCGGCTTCCCGACTGGGAACAGCGGTTCGGCGTCCTGGCCGCCGTCACCTCCCGAGTCGGCGGGGACATGAAAGACCCGCGGCGTTTCGCGCGGGGACTGCGATCCATGGGCCTCTCGCCGGATTGCTGGGCGGGCGGACAACAGGTGCACGGCCGTCGGATCGCGAGCGTGGCCCAACCAACGCCCGTGGAAAAACAGAACACGGACGGGTTAGTCACCCGGTCGCCGGCGTTGACCCTGCGGGTGTTCACGGCCGATTGCGTGCCGGTCTTTTTGGTGGATCCCCGCCGGCGGGCGATCGGGCTGGTCCACGCGGGACGGCGCGGCGTGCGGAAAGGCATCGTCGCGGCCGCCGTCGCGGCCTTGGGCCGTCGCTACCAGAGCCGCCCCGGCGACCTGCACGTGTCGCTGGGGCCGCACATTCGGAAATGCTGTTACGAAGTCGGGCCCGAGGTGGCCCGCGAATTTCATCGCGAGCCCGGCGCGGTGTCGCGGCGCGCGGGAACCTCGAAAGGGAAAACGACGCTGAACCTCGCCGCCGTTATTTTGGAACAGGCGCGGCGGGCGGGCGTTCGGCCCTCCCGGATGACGGCGGCGCCTTGGTGCACCGCGTGCGACCGACGTTTTTATTCTTTTCGACGCGAACGGACGGAACGCCGGCAAGCGGCGCTCTTGTGTGTCCGAAGCGAATTCATCACCGAATGACGGAGCCATGAAAACAGACAAACGATTGGAACGGTTGCGGGCGGAGGTCGACTCCGTGGACGACACCCTCCTGGCCGCGCTCAACCGGCGGGCGGAGATCGTGCGGAAAATTGGACGGGTCAAGGCCGAGCGGGGCGCCGACGTGGTGGCCGCCGGGCGCGAGAGCCAAATCCTCGAACGGCTGTCTGCCACGAACCCGGGCCCGCTTCCCGTCGAAGCGGTCGAAGACATCTTCGGAACCGTCATCGCCAACTTCCGCCTGCTTCAGAAACAAATCACGGTATCTTACTTCGGGCCCGAAGCCACCTACACCCACCAGGCCGCGGTCAAACACTTCGGCCGCTCGGCGTCCTACGTTCCCGAGAAATCCATTTCCGACGTCTTTGACGACGTCGAGAGCGGGCGCGCCGACTACGGCGTCGTCCCGATTGAGAACTCCACCGAAGGCGTCGTCAACCACACCTTGGACATGTTCATGGAGTCCGACCTGGTGATCTGCGCGGAACGCCAGGACCCCATCGCCCATTGCCTCATGGCCGCCCCGGGCTCGCCCAAAATCAAAAGCATCGCCTCCCATCCCCAGGCCCTCGCCCAATGCCGAAAGTGGCTGGAGAGCCACATGGCGGGCGTGCCCGTGACCTCCGCGGCCTCCACCTCCGACGCCGCCGCCCAGGCGGCCCTGCACCCCGGCGTGGCCGCCATCGCGAGCCCCCTGGCGGCGGAGCTCTACCGCCTCAAAGTTCTCGCCCCGGCGATTCAGGACGTCAAAGACAACCGGACCCGATTCTTGGTCATCGGTAAAACATTGTCCGCTCCGTCGGGATCCGGACGGGACAAGACCTCTCTCCTCCTCTCCCTGCGGGACCGCGTGGGCGCCCTGCACGACATCTTGGGTCTCTTTAAGAAGGCCCATTTAAACTTAACCAAGATCGAATCCCGCCCGACCAAACGCCGGGCCTGGCAGTACGTCTTTTTCATCGATTTCCTCGGCCACGCCTCGGACCCCCAGGTCCAAACCATTCTCCGGGAACTCCAGCGCACCTGCCTCCTCGTCAAAACGCTGGGCAGTTTCCCTAAGGCGGACTAACCCATGCCGACCTCCAATATAGACGTTCTCCTCCGGCCCCGAAAAGAAGTGGAAGGTTTTGAGCCCTACATCCCGGGCCGCGACATGGAAAACGTCAAACGCCTCTACAAGCTCAAACGGGTGATCAAGCTGGCGTCCAACGAAAATCCCCTGGGCCCTTCGCCCCGGGCGCTCGCGGCCCTCCGGGCGGGGGCGTCCAACCTTCACCGCTATCCGGACAGTTTCAGTACCGCCCTTCGCCACGCCCTGGCCGACCATCTCGGGGTCAAAGTCGGCCAGCTCAGCGTCGGCGCCGGATCCGACGAGCTCATTGAAATTCTGGCCAAAGCCTACCTGGGCCCCGCCGACGAGATCGTGGTGAGCGAACACGCCTTCCTCCGCTACAAAATGGCGGGGGATCTCATGGGAGCCACGGTCGTCACCGTCCCCATGAACGTCATGACCCACGATCTGGAAGCCATGGCCGCGGCCGTGACCCCCCGCACCAAGTTCGTCTTCATCGCGAACCCGAACAACCCCACGGGGACCTACAACACCAAAACGGAACTGGAGGAATTTCTGATCACTCTTCCCGCCCGCGTGGTGGCCGTGGTGGACGAGGCCTACTTCGAGTTCGCCAGCGCCCATCGGGATTACCCCAGCGCCCTGGACTTCTTCAAAGCCGGTCGGAACCTGGTGGTCCTCCGCACCTTCTCCAAAGCCTACGGGCTGGCCGGGATACGACTCGGCTACGCGGTGGGCCCGGAACCCCTCATCGAGACGCTGGAACGCGTGCGCCCTCCCTTCAATGTGTCTCTGCCCGCCCAGGCGGCCGGGGTCGCCGCCTTGACCGATCGGACCCACCTGAAACGCACCCTGGCTTTGGTGGCCAAAGAAAAATCCATCCTCGAGCGGGAACTGAAGAAAATGCACATTCCCGTGGTCCGCTCCGCCACGAACTTCCTCTTGATCCAGGTCTCTCCCCACCGGGGAGACGAAACCTTTGAGGCCCTGCTCCGCAAAGGGGTCATCGTCCGCGCCATGGACGAATATGGATTTCCCGAACACATCCGCGTCACCATCGGCCGACCGGAGGAAAATCGTCTTTTCCTTTCGGCCTTCCGCGAAACGAGGTCGCTCCTATGATCGTTACCCTGAAAAGCGGCACCCATAAAAAAGAAGTCCAGGAAGTCGTCGCCCGCATCAAAAAGCTCGGCTTTACCCCCCAACTCTCCCAGGGGGCCGAGCGCGTCGTGATCGGCGTGATCGGCGAGGGGAACAAAGCCATCGCCTTTAAAGAACTTTTCGAGTCCATGCGCCAAGTGGAAAACGTCACCCCGATCTCCAAACCCTATAAGGTCGTCAGCCGCGTTTTCAAGAGAACCGACACCGTCATCGACGTCAACGGAGTCAAAATCGGCGGCCCCCGGGTGGTGATCATGGCGGGCCCCTGTTCCGTCGACACCCGGGACAATCTGATGGCCACGGCCAAGGAAATTAAAAAAGCGGGGGTCCAAATCTTGCGCGGCGGCGCGTTTAAGCCCCGCACGTCGCCCTACGCTTTTCAAGGCCTGGGCGAAGAGGCCCTCAAGTTCCTGGCGGAGGCGCGCCGGGCCACGGGGATGCCGGTGATCACGGAAGTGATGGATCCCCGCCAGGTGGACTTGGTCGAACGGTATGCGGACATTCTGCAGATCGGAGCCCGCAACGCTCAGAACTACGACCTCCTGCGCGAGGTGGGACGCACCCGAAAACCCGCCATGCTCAAACGCGGC is a genomic window containing:
- the pgeF gene encoding peptidoglycan editing factor PgeF produces the protein MKTSWRCRQGVARLPDWEQRFGVLAAVTSRVGGDMKDPRRFARGLRSMGLSPDCWAGGQQVHGRRIASVAQPTPVEKQNTDGLVTRSPALTLRVFTADCVPVFLVDPRRRAIGLVHAGRRGVRKGIVAAAVAALGRRYQSRPGDLHVSLGPHIRKCCYEVGPEVAREFHREPGAVSRRAGTSKGKTTLNLAAVILEQARRAGVRPSRMTAAPWCTACDRRFYSFRRERTERRQAALLCVRSEFITE
- a CDS encoding histidinol-phosphate transaminase, producing MPTSNIDVLLRPRKEVEGFEPYIPGRDMENVKRLYKLKRVIKLASNENPLGPSPRALAALRAGASNLHRYPDSFSTALRHALADHLGVKVGQLSVGAGSDELIEILAKAYLGPADEIVVSEHAFLRYKMAGDLMGATVVTVPMNVMTHDLEAMAAAVTPRTKFVFIANPNNPTGTYNTKTELEEFLITLPARVVAVVDEAYFEFASAHRDYPSALDFFKAGRNLVVLRTFSKAYGLAGIRLGYAVGPEPLIETLERVRPPFNVSLPAQAAGVAALTDRTHLKRTLALVAKEKSILERELKKMHIPVVRSATNFLLIQVSPHRGDETFEALLRKGVIVRAMDEYGFPEHIRVTIGRPEENRLFLSAFRETRSLL
- the pheA gene encoding prephenate dehydratase, with amino-acid sequence MKTDKRLERLRAEVDSVDDTLLAALNRRAEIVRKIGRVKAERGADVVAAGRESQILERLSATNPGPLPVEAVEDIFGTVIANFRLLQKQITVSYFGPEATYTHQAAVKHFGRSASYVPEKSISDVFDDVESGRADYGVVPIENSTEGVVNHTLDMFMESDLVICAERQDPIAHCLMAAPGSPKIKSIASHPQALAQCRKWLESHMAGVPVTSAASTSDAAAQAALHPGVAAIASPLAAELYRLKVLAPAIQDVKDNRTRFLVIGKTLSAPSGSGRDKTSLLLSLRDRVGALHDILGLFKKAHLNLTKIESRPTKRRAWQYVFFIDFLGHASDPQVQTILRELQRTCLLVKTLGSFPKAD
- a CDS encoding type IV pilus twitching motility protein PilT — translated: MEARQILQTLLKEVSDRGASDIHVGPGFIPMLRLHGDLEPTHFGQPLTPEESRGLANLIMGEKLRARFEKKNEVDLAFSVTNGSRFRVNIYTQRGMVNLAIRVIPSTVPTFQSLNLPPVVQKLAENQRGLILVSGTTGSGKSTTLAAIVDHINATRKAHVLTIEDPIEFVHKNKQSIVNQRELGTDTDSYAEALRSAMREDPNVILVGEMRDLETVSSAITAAQTGHLVLSTIHTTNTIQIISRILDLYPPHQQAQVRLQLAETLKGAISQRLVPLADGGGRIAALEVMVVTPMIVKSIEENNFSDVYNAVRTGEFYGMQTFNQALVHLYNQGKVKLEDAMATASNPEEFMLAVRGIEAGASSSHAYRPD
- the aroF gene encoding 3-deoxy-7-phosphoheptulonate synthase, with protein sequence MIVTLKSGTHKKEVQEVVARIKKLGFTPQLSQGAERVVIGVIGEGNKAIAFKELFESMRQVENVTPISKPYKVVSRVFKRTDTVIDVNGVKIGGPRVVIMAGPCSVDTRDNLMATAKEIKKAGVQILRGGAFKPRTSPYAFQGLGEEALKFLAEARRATGMPVITEVMDPRQVDLVERYADILQIGARNAQNYDLLREVGRTRKPAMLKRGMATTIEEWLMAAEYIMAKGNENVMLCERGIRTFETATRFTLDLNAVPVLKHLSHLPVLVDPSHGVGVRDYIVPMARAAIAAGADGIIIECHPNPATALSDGHQALLPIQLHPIVKELRRVAEAVGRTL